A window from Photobacterium sp. DA100 encodes these proteins:
- the trpS gene encoding tryptophan--tRNA ligase produces the protein MLDTPNTLTPAINSKTIATGKKILTGDRATGQLHLGHYVGSLKQRVELQQGNQQTILVADMQGLTDNGNTPSKVASNILNVVADYLAVGINPAQTTICLQSGVPALAELTMYYANLVSIARLERNPTVKNEIQGKNFGRSIPAGFLTYPISQAADITAFQAQLVPVGDDQLPMLEQTNEIVRKVNALANSEILVECHPLLSNVSRLPSADGKSKMSKSLGNVITLDASDQAIGQAVKAMYTDPSHLTIDQPGQIEGNVVFTYLDAFHPDTIFIAELKKHYQRGGLGDGKTKQILTDCLQALIAPIRARRQRLIADKGYLTEVLKKGTEQAKEESQQTLDKVKTAFGLNLL, from the coding sequence ATGCTAGATACCCCAAACACCCTTACTCCAGCAATTAATAGCAAAACCATAGCAACCGGCAAAAAGATCCTCACCGGAGATCGGGCAACAGGGCAGCTCCATCTCGGCCATTATGTCGGTTCATTGAAACAACGGGTTGAACTGCAACAGGGCAACCAGCAAACGATTCTGGTCGCGGACATGCAGGGGCTTACCGACAATGGCAATACCCCCAGCAAAGTCGCCAGCAACATCCTCAATGTGGTGGCGGATTACCTCGCAGTCGGTATAAACCCAGCCCAAACCACCATCTGCTTGCAGTCTGGCGTCCCGGCCCTTGCCGAGCTGACAATGTATTACGCTAACTTGGTCTCTATTGCCCGCCTGGAGCGGAACCCTACCGTAAAGAACGAAATCCAAGGAAAGAACTTTGGCCGTTCCATTCCTGCCGGTTTTCTCACCTACCCTATCAGCCAAGCCGCCGATATCACCGCATTCCAAGCTCAGCTGGTGCCAGTCGGCGATGATCAGCTCCCTATGCTGGAGCAAACCAACGAGATTGTGAGGAAGGTAAACGCATTGGCAAACAGCGAAATCCTAGTGGAATGCCACCCCTTATTGAGCAATGTCAGCCGGTTGCCCAGTGCCGACGGCAAAAGCAAGATGTCCAAGTCGCTGGGTAATGTGATTACGCTCGATGCATCGGATCAAGCCATCGGCCAAGCAGTGAAAGCCATGTATACCGACCCGAGCCACCTAACCATCGACCAACCGGGGCAAATTGAAGGCAATGTGGTTTTCACCTACCTAGATGCATTTCACCCAGATACGATATTTATTGCTGAGCTAAAAAAACACTATCAACGTGGCGGTTTAGGCGATGGCAAAACCAAACAAATTCTCACCGATTGCCTGCAGGCGCTGATTGCCCCGATACGTGCCCGCCGACAAAGGCTGATAGCAGATAAAGGATATCTGACAGAGGTGTTAAAGAAAGGAACCGAGCAAGCGAAGGAAGAATCGCAACAAACACTCGATAAAGTAAAAACGGCGTTTGGGCTGAATTTGCTATGA
- a CDS encoding LysR family transcriptional regulator: MIKRLQYFNAVVETGSISETSRVFDVQPSSVSRQLAALEEELGVRLINRNTRTVSLTEAGQTFYSYSQHIVASLDEARRTINDLQDIPKGKLVVSATVGYGEVVLLPLINEFRRRYPEVDIRIELSERVKDLIEDNIDVAIRSGELADSSLVARKLQNNDFILCASPEYLELAPELNCPQDLTEHHCIRYGYAGWQHWYLIGEELEKLSIGGGLEVNTVNGQKQLLLSHCGIALIPLWAVASELADGRLQQVLAEYRFSPQATPTATYAIYLKREMVSPKVRVFIDYLVEKIHGNKQEL, translated from the coding sequence ATGATCAAACGACTGCAATATTTTAATGCCGTGGTGGAAACCGGCAGTATTTCTGAAACCAGCCGGGTGTTTGATGTCCAGCCTTCTTCGGTTTCCCGCCAATTGGCGGCGCTGGAGGAGGAACTTGGGGTTCGGCTGATTAACCGCAATACCCGAACGGTATCGCTCACCGAAGCCGGGCAGACCTTTTACAGTTATTCTCAGCATATTGTTGCCAGTCTCGATGAAGCGCGCAGGACCATCAATGATCTGCAGGATATCCCGAAGGGCAAGCTGGTGGTCAGTGCCACGGTGGGGTATGGCGAAGTGGTCCTTCTGCCATTGATCAACGAGTTCCGTCGGCGCTATCCCGAGGTGGATATCCGCATCGAGTTGAGCGAGCGGGTGAAAGATCTCATTGAAGACAATATTGATGTGGCGATCCGAAGCGGGGAGCTGGCAGACTCTTCGCTGGTCGCCAGGAAGCTGCAGAACAATGATTTTATTCTCTGTGCCAGCCCCGAGTACCTCGAGCTGGCACCAGAACTGAACTGTCCGCAGGATTTAACGGAGCACCACTGTATTCGATACGGCTATGCCGGATGGCAGCATTGGTATTTGATCGGCGAAGAGCTGGAGAAGTTGTCTATTGGCGGTGGGCTAGAGGTCAATACGGTTAACGGTCAGAAACAACTGTTGCTCAGCCATTGCGGGATTGCGCTCATTCCCCTTTGGGCTGTTGCCAGCGAGCTGGCAGATGGCCGCTTGCAACAGGTGCTGGCGGAATATCGCTTCAGTCCGCAGGCGACGCCAACGGCGACCTATGCTATCTATCTCAAGCGGGAGATGGTTTCACCCAAGGTGCGGGTGTTCATTGATTATCTGGTCGAAAAGATACACGGCAACAAACAGGAGCTTTGA
- a CDS encoding nucleotidyltransferase family protein, with the protein MDLIVQLIEKNQLHLMALQCARQLNLPQCYLAAGFVRNLVWDHLHDYSEPTPLNDVDVVYFDPDEDDPNQYLFYERQLTQMLPDCHWQVRNQARMHLRNGDTPYSSTLDAMSYWPEKETAVGVRLTGEGEYECIAAFGFESLFELQLTPNPKRPYSLFTERLNGKNWLEHWPKLQVI; encoded by the coding sequence TTGGACTTAATTGTACAGCTGATTGAAAAGAATCAGCTTCATCTTATGGCGCTGCAATGCGCTCGCCAGCTAAACCTGCCGCAATGCTACTTGGCAGCGGGGTTTGTCCGCAATCTGGTTTGGGATCACCTGCATGACTATAGCGAGCCTACACCGCTCAATGATGTCGATGTGGTGTATTTCGACCCCGATGAAGACGATCCCAATCAATATCTGTTTTATGAGCGTCAACTGACGCAGATGCTGCCGGATTGCCACTGGCAGGTGCGCAACCAAGCACGGATGCATCTGCGCAATGGCGACACCCCGTATTCCAGTACATTGGATGCGATGAGTTATTGGCCTGAAAAAGAGACGGCGGTAGGCGTTCGGCTTACCGGCGAGGGGGAGTATGAATGCATCGCGGCTTTTGGTTTTGAATCATTGTTTGAGTTGCAGCTTACCCCCAACCCCAAACGTCCGTATTCGCTTTTTACCGAACGGCTGAACGGCAAGAACTGGCTTGAACATTGGCCTAAACTGCAGGTGATCTAG
- a CDS encoding DUF3943 domain-containing protein: protein MRLAMAVGIALASSVAVAEGDNGEVGQAPTEQQPLFLSNGSQEQPSYTSHYSSAPYTNTTWEQVPRDASVYDSPYNVALFSGENGEDKARMWSQTKSIFWYGVGVAGFIALLPEDISNWDTSDDRLLEKWWNNVKDGPVWDRDVWYINYIGHPYFGGVYYQIARKSGYRQWDAFVYSFMMSTFYWEYGVEAFAEIPAVQDLVVTPVLGWVYGEWAFHKEREIIQGGGKVWDSEWMGSTALFLLDPVDSLGRGVNHLMGRDVVKAGTGYIGYQDVALPNGQTDTKFSVNMNFQLGEGETSPAMRRNYTRVQMMTTSDPVDYGIVGISVGGRYLDLDDEWGIENNWAPMITLGLYYTPYLSSRLQYTRVDTDSKLTGESVTYENYSFDFQYYFLSDHDLRPYINAGIGETLLEKDRDTTTFQVNGGLGLHYQLDSNWALQMDWVHFYSGKLSSNDDLFSGQLVYRFGRGERW from the coding sequence ATGCGGTTAGCAATGGCAGTGGGAATAGCATTGGCCTCATCAGTGGCTGTGGCAGAAGGGGACAATGGTGAGGTTGGGCAGGCCCCAACAGAGCAGCAGCCTCTTTTTCTTTCAAACGGCTCGCAAGAGCAACCCTCTTACACCTCCCATTATTCGAGTGCTCCCTATACCAATACGACTTGGGAGCAGGTGCCACGTGATGCCTCAGTATATGACTCGCCGTATAACGTCGCTTTGTTTTCGGGAGAGAACGGCGAGGACAAGGCGCGTATGTGGTCGCAAACCAAATCAATTTTTTGGTATGGCGTGGGGGTGGCTGGTTTTATTGCCCTGTTACCGGAAGATATCTCGAATTGGGATACTAGCGACGACCGCTTGCTGGAAAAATGGTGGAACAATGTCAAAGACGGTCCGGTATGGGATAGGGATGTGTGGTACATCAACTATATCGGTCACCCTTATTTTGGTGGGGTGTATTACCAGATCGCGAGGAAGTCGGGATACCGGCAATGGGATGCTTTTGTCTATTCCTTCATGATGTCGACCTTCTATTGGGAATATGGTGTAGAGGCTTTTGCCGAGATCCCTGCTGTGCAGGATCTTGTTGTTACTCCGGTGCTGGGATGGGTATACGGTGAATGGGCTTTCCACAAAGAGCGCGAGATTATTCAGGGCGGGGGAAAAGTCTGGGATTCCGAATGGATGGGAAGTACTGCCCTGTTCTTGCTCGATCCGGTTGATAGCCTGGGTCGCGGCGTAAACCATCTGATGGGGCGTGATGTGGTGAAGGCGGGAACGGGATATATTGGCTACCAGGATGTTGCGCTTCCTAATGGTCAGACTGATACCAAGTTCAGCGTGAATATGAATTTTCAGCTAGGAGAGGGGGAAACAAGCCCGGCGATGCGCCGTAATTATACCCGGGTGCAAATGATGACCACCAGCGATCCGGTGGACTATGGCATTGTCGGCATTTCCGTCGGCGGCCGCTACCTTGATTTGGATGATGAATGGGGGATTGAAAATAACTGGGCGCCGATGATTACCTTGGGGCTTTACTACACCCCGTATTTGTCTTCCCGCTTGCAATACACCCGTGTGGATACGGACAGCAAGCTGACGGGGGAAAGTGTGACCTATGAAAACTACAGCTTTGACTTTCAATATTACTTCCTCTCCGACCACGATCTTCGCCCCTACATCAATGCAGGGATCGGTGAAACCCTGCTAGAGAAAGATCGTGATACCACCACGTTCCAAGTCAATGGTGGCCTGGGTTTGCATTATCAGCTGGACAGCAACTGGGCACTCCAAATGGACTGGGTACACTTCTACAGTGGAAAACTATCGTCTAACGATGATCTCTTCTCCGGGCAGTTGGTCTACCGTTTTGGCCGAGGTGAGCGGTGGTGA
- a CDS encoding TIGR02450 family Trp-rich protein, translating into MNRVHPKSLYGSKWTKVEVEGREKHFMVIDVEYDDNQKVVYCLIQAVINHRMFELDWRELKDSSRWIMGWK; encoded by the coding sequence ATGAATCGGGTACACCCTAAATCCCTTTATGGAAGCAAATGGACCAAAGTGGAAGTCGAAGGGCGAGAGAAGCATTTCATGGTGATCGATGTGGAATATGATGACAACCAAAAAGTCGTCTACTGTCTAATTCAAGCGGTGATCAATCATCGAATGTTTGAGCTTGATTGGCGTGAGCTCAAAGATAGCAGCCGCTGGATAATGGGCTGGAAGTAA
- a CDS encoding DUF3303 family protein, translating to MTFLISWQLYQGRLHPVLAHFSKLTEEQDKALMGPDIKLVGRWHDLVSGTGVCIVESDSIEAVTAYALKWNSEMEITVQPVVDDAMAREMGERLSL from the coding sequence ATGACTTTCCTGATTTCCTGGCAGCTTTATCAAGGGCGGTTGCATCCTGTGCTTGCGCACTTTTCCAAACTGACAGAAGAGCAAGACAAGGCACTGATGGGGCCGGATATCAAGTTGGTTGGCCGCTGGCATGACTTGGTCAGTGGCACGGGCGTGTGTATCGTAGAATCTGACAGTATCGAGGCCGTGACCGCCTATGCTTTGAAGTGGAACAGTGAAATGGAGATCACGGTGCAGCCTGTGGTTGATGACGCTATGGCCCGAGAAATGGGCGAAAGGCTTTCGTTGTAG
- a CDS encoding 2OG-Fe(II) oxygenase, whose translation MQKLIDALATQGYFVWDDFLPPEQVNELKLCLPEQWTQARIGRNDEVARESSIRSDKIHWLAADQGIAAQDYLERMEVIRREVNQHFFLGLFEYEAHFAKYEKGDFYQKHLDCFRGNENRRLTTVFYMNDSWDEQDGGELVVYDLDDKELMKLAPKSGRLFVFLSEQFPHEVLPTNVERFSIAGWFRTNGVKNNMLDIAQ comes from the coding sequence ATGCAGAAGTTAATCGATGCGCTGGCGACCCAGGGATATTTTGTTTGGGATGACTTTCTCCCCCCTGAGCAAGTGAATGAGCTCAAATTGTGTTTGCCGGAGCAATGGACCCAAGCCCGAATTGGCCGTAACGATGAAGTGGCTCGTGAATCATCGATTCGTAGTGACAAAATTCATTGGCTAGCGGCAGATCAAGGTATCGCGGCACAAGATTACCTGGAGCGTATGGAAGTTATCCGCCGAGAGGTCAACCAGCACTTTTTTCTCGGCCTGTTTGAATATGAAGCCCATTTTGCCAAGTATGAAAAAGGTGACTTCTACCAGAAGCATTTAGACTGTTTTCGTGGCAATGAGAATCGCCGCTTAACGACAGTGTTCTATATGAATGACAGCTGGGATGAACAGGATGGTGGCGAGCTGGTGGTCTATGACTTGGATGACAAGGAATTGATGAAGCTAGCACCTAAATCAGGCCGCCTGTTTGTGTTCCTGTCCGAGCAGTTTCCTCATGAGGTACTGCCGACCAATGTCGAGCGCTTCAGTATCGCGGGGTGGTTTCGCACCAACGGCGTGAAAAATAACATGCTCGATATCGCGCAGTAA
- a CDS encoding zinc-dependent alcohol dehydrogenase family protein, giving the protein MKAMIIDSLGDANVFRQVERDRPKAKAGHLVVEVKATSVNPLDTMLRSTETPWSANLPEILHGDVAGVIVEVGEGVEQFKVGEEVYGCAGGIAGTNGALAEYMLVDADLMAHKPETLSMREAAALPLVSITAWEALVSKMMIKPGDNVLIHGATGGVGHVAVQLAKVLGATVATTSLAKNLDTASTLGADHVINAEQQSVEAYTEQLTGGLGFDAVFDTIAGDHIQNSFKAARYNGKVATILPISDPLQVALKGLSFHSVLMPIPLVYGINRKAHGEILAHIAKLVDDGQIKPLVDDSQYSIWDVAQGHQRLESKQAVGKVVLTA; this is encoded by the coding sequence ATGAAAGCGATGATTATTGATTCACTGGGCGATGCCAATGTATTCCGACAGGTCGAGCGTGATAGGCCCAAGGCAAAAGCAGGCCATTTGGTGGTCGAGGTAAAGGCAACCAGTGTCAATCCGCTTGATACCATGCTTCGCTCGACGGAGACGCCATGGTCAGCCAACCTACCGGAGATCCTGCACGGTGATGTCGCCGGGGTCATCGTCGAAGTGGGCGAGGGCGTTGAGCAGTTCAAGGTCGGCGAGGAAGTCTATGGCTGCGCCGGCGGTATCGCAGGCACCAACGGGGCACTTGCCGAGTACATGCTGGTCGATGCCGATTTGATGGCCCACAAACCCGAAACGCTGTCGATGCGCGAGGCGGCCGCACTACCACTGGTGTCAATCACCGCCTGGGAAGCACTCGTCAGCAAGATGATGATCAAACCCGGTGACAATGTACTGATCCACGGCGCAACCGGCGGTGTCGGCCATGTTGCGGTGCAGCTGGCTAAAGTGCTGGGGGCAACCGTCGCCACCACCTCACTGGCGAAAAACCTCGACACAGCCAGCACATTGGGGGCCGACCATGTGATCAATGCCGAACAGCAATCGGTCGAAGCCTACACCGAGCAGCTCACAGGCGGATTGGGCTTCGATGCCGTCTTCGACACCATTGCCGGCGACCACATCCAGAACAGTTTCAAGGCAGCCCGCTACAACGGCAAGGTCGCGACCATCCTGCCAATCAGCGATCCGCTGCAGGTCGCCCTGAAAGGATTGAGCTTCCACAGTGTGTTGATGCCGATCCCTCTGGTCTATGGCATCAACCGCAAGGCGCACGGTGAAATCCTGGCCCACATTGCCAAACTGGTCGACGATGGACAGATTAAACCTCTGGTTGACGACAGCCAGTACAGTATTTGGGACGTTGCCCAGGGCCACCAGCGTTTGGAGTCCAAGCAAGCTGTCGGCAAAGTTGTGCTAACCGCCTAA
- a CDS encoding PTS transporter subunit EIIC: protein MRDKVQALAGGMMVSIIVLVIAGIYIGIGAGVVNQMSAQDSVIYAFFKLMLDLGLMVMRNLPPFFAIGLAFALSKSEKGWAAFTGFTMFMCFNVAVGSIAMFNGWTAETTSVDYLVNTLGYDIVAAQNFNSLWGENLGVFSYNMGIFSGIVVGCLTAWLHNRFYKFEMPSMLSFFSGPRAVVIFSYMAIMPIGLITYYAWPPIAGGLQSITTLITSSGIFGSFLYGVFDKGLLPFGLHHLIAFPIEYTRVGGVMEIDGVIYEGVRNIMNGQMSSPDATGYITHNFTSGRIPIQIGGLTGAAYAMYVTAKTENRKKVAALMVPAVFTAAVIGITEPLEYTFLFVQPFLFFAVHVPLNGLAYVITEMMGVSIHGNQLLFMVPNLLQPEKVHAWALLWIIPLYFVIYFYTFKFFILKFDSKTPGREDAEEGEIALYSKHDFKKKQQQNTAGLPVEIIKALGGADNIDNVSNCATRLRVSLHDDTLTASDDFWKKELNAIGVVRMPKGIQVIYGANVITIASGIKEALGVDS from the coding sequence ATGAGAGATAAGGTTCAAGCACTTGCTGGCGGCATGATGGTGTCGATCATCGTGTTAGTCATTGCAGGTATTTACATTGGTATTGGTGCAGGCGTTGTAAACCAAATGTCGGCTCAAGACTCTGTTATCTATGCATTCTTCAAACTGATGTTGGATCTCGGTTTGATGGTAATGCGTAACCTACCACCATTCTTTGCCATTGGTTTGGCGTTCGCACTTTCTAAATCTGAGAAAGGGTGGGCAGCCTTCACTGGTTTTACTATGTTTATGTGTTTCAACGTTGCGGTCGGTTCGATTGCCATGTTTAATGGCTGGACAGCAGAAACCACTAGCGTGGATTACCTAGTCAACACTCTGGGTTACGATATCGTTGCTGCACAAAACTTCAACTCACTGTGGGGTGAAAACCTAGGTGTATTTTCCTATAACATGGGAATCTTCAGTGGTATTGTTGTCGGCTGTCTGACTGCATGGCTACACAACCGCTTCTATAAATTTGAAATGCCCTCGATGCTCAGCTTCTTCTCAGGCCCACGAGCAGTTGTGATTTTTTCTTACATGGCGATCATGCCTATTGGTTTGATTACTTATTACGCATGGCCACCAATTGCTGGCGGTCTACAGTCTATTACGACGCTAATCACTAGCTCTGGCATTTTTGGTTCGTTCCTATACGGTGTATTTGATAAAGGCTTACTGCCATTCGGCCTTCACCATCTTATTGCGTTCCCTATCGAGTACACGCGTGTCGGTGGCGTGATGGAAATTGATGGTGTGATTTACGAAGGTGTTCGTAACATCATGAACGGTCAAATGAGCTCACCTGATGCAACGGGTTACATCACCCATAACTTCACTAGTGGACGTATTCCAATACAGATCGGTGGTCTAACAGGCGCTGCGTATGCAATGTACGTGACTGCGAAAACAGAAAACCGTAAGAAAGTTGCAGCGCTAATGGTTCCTGCTGTGTTTACTGCAGCGGTGATCGGTATCACAGAGCCTCTAGAGTACACCTTCTTATTCGTTCAGCCATTCCTGTTCTTTGCAGTGCACGTGCCACTAAATGGTCTTGCGTATGTGATTACTGAAATGATGGGCGTGTCTATTCACGGTAACCAGTTACTATTCATGGTGCCAAACCTGCTACAACCTGAGAAGGTACACGCATGGGCGTTGCTATGGATCATCCCACTTTACTTCGTGATTTACTTCTACACCTTTAAGTTCTTCATCTTGAAGTTCGACTCGAAAACTCCGGGTCGTGAGGATGCTGAAGAAGGTGAAATTGCGCTGTACAGCAAACACGATTTCAAGAAGAAGCAGCAACAAAACACGGCTGGTCTACCTGTTGAGATCATCAAAGCTCTAGGTGGCGCGGATAACATTGATAACGTATCTAACTGTGCGACTCGTCTACGTGTATCTCTGCATGATGACACACTTACCGCCAGTGACGACTTCTGGAAGAAAGAGTTGAATGCTATCGGCGTGGTGCGTATGCCTAAGGGTATCCAAGTCATCTATGGTGCAAACGTGATCACTATTGCCTCGGGTATCAAAGAAGCCCTAGGCGTGGACTCGTAA
- a CDS encoding alginate export family protein, producing the protein MKTITKCTLSLLALSISGVLHASDTATSTWPERNPIVFWGDRANEDWSYVDNLDESQKSFSEKLKRLDITDDGDWKVSFAGNVKVALDNRWNHMYDPDIRKHNELRSRLQLSTDVTYQDWMRVFGEIRTNYTNLDAPGPIDDAGTDFHQLFTEFKLLDDGEQYLSTRLGRQEIYLNEWQMMNREPTPVQSSWNAVSAKYSVSGINFDAYYGEEVFPLFDDGSFSGNWDDKTNGNKSTGLFANWRTDFGAMQAYVMSNKLTNSSFVNAPDGDVDIQVLGLHAHDFVSEGFGYMIDGVYQFGDHAGKDISAYMAYADLNYNWKADWNYRVGMNLHYASGSDADSDKVNTFNPLWTGDPLGFAHDGAYGNAMQVGGYSVIEYAPKQIIITGFMSTWRANTDDAIYTLNQDVLFGEDSDEKYAYTQFYLQFHNYITGNLKTEVNTYYALASDYTDDVVGPNSKDITRFELALIYNF; encoded by the coding sequence ATGAAAACCATAACTAAATGTACCTTAAGCTTGCTGGCGTTATCGATTTCTGGCGTGTTACACGCGAGTGACACGGCGACTTCAACTTGGCCTGAGCGCAACCCAATCGTGTTCTGGGGTGACCGCGCTAACGAAGATTGGAGCTATGTCGATAATCTTGATGAAAGCCAAAAGAGCTTCTCTGAAAAGCTAAAACGCCTTGATATTACCGATGATGGAGATTGGAAAGTCTCTTTCGCTGGTAACGTAAAAGTGGCTCTCGATAACCGCTGGAATCATATGTATGACCCAGATATTCGCAAGCATAATGAACTGCGCTCACGCCTACAGCTTTCTACTGATGTGACTTACCAAGATTGGATGCGAGTATTTGGTGAAATTCGTACTAATTACACCAACCTAGATGCGCCAGGTCCTATTGATGATGCTGGTACGGATTTCCACCAACTTTTCACCGAGTTCAAACTATTGGATGACGGCGAGCAATATTTAAGTACACGGCTTGGCCGCCAAGAGATCTATCTGAATGAGTGGCAGATGATGAACCGTGAACCAACCCCAGTGCAATCTAGCTGGAACGCGGTCAGCGCTAAATACAGTGTCAGCGGTATCAACTTTGATGCTTACTACGGTGAAGAAGTCTTCCCGTTGTTTGACGATGGCAGCTTTAGTGGCAACTGGGATGACAAAACCAACGGCAATAAGTCGACAGGTCTATTTGCTAACTGGCGTACCGACTTTGGCGCGATGCAAGCTTACGTGATGAGTAATAAACTGACCAACTCAAGTTTTGTAAACGCGCCTGATGGTGATGTCGATATTCAAGTGCTTGGTCTTCATGCTCATGATTTTGTGAGTGAAGGCTTTGGTTACATGATCGATGGTGTTTACCAGTTTGGTGATCATGCAGGTAAAGATATTTCAGCGTACATGGCTTATGCCGACCTGAACTATAACTGGAAAGCGGATTGGAACTACCGAGTGGGTATGAACCTGCACTACGCATCGGGCTCTGACGCTGACAGTGACAAGGTCAATACTTTCAACCCATTATGGACAGGTGACCCACTGGGATTTGCGCATGATGGAGCTTACGGGAACGCCATGCAAGTTGGTGGCTACTCTGTGATTGAGTATGCACCTAAGCAGATAATCATTACCGGTTTCATGTCAACCTGGCGTGCTAATACCGATGATGCGATCTACACTCTTAACCAGGATGTGTTATTTGGTGAAGATTCCGATGAGAAATACGCATACACCCAGTTCTACCTGCAGTTCCACAACTACATTACTGGCAACCTAAAAACAGAAGTGAATACATACTATGCGCTGGCGAGTGACTACACAGATGATGTTGTTGGCCCGAATAGTAAAGATATTACGCGATTTGAATTGGCACTAATCTACAACTTCTAA
- a CDS encoding DUF4382 domain-containing protein, with the protein MKSNKLLLPLVLSSILVGCGSDNNDNGGNVPGPTDATLNFGVINQLSSPASASKSLIETSDYSSTNCNHGKCLDDIDEAVIAFNYVYLKKVNGNGGGDDATCDQTGECEAYHITFEQEANELRMIDVMNANGDNAYPLFQDLKLSPGDYEMCLYINGKYESGTQVEVDYDSHVRDIDGSYLYLTTPSQGSCAGAKPPQNARPTGRLVSQPFTVQKGYNNLAFWFNLEETLQYNKNHDWRFLGNKDFEIVHVDDIAPRLGHIRGTIDIDTIQSVCHDNNLDAVDAVYLYRGATEQSQMLGFHDPRIGNEGERRPVELAAVAVPLVEDPSGMQAQFSFSDVYAGEYAVGYTCTAQHDTEEANGSGFEIYDSINNIIVEPGRTIGVTFSL; encoded by the coding sequence ATGAAAAGCAATAAGTTACTCCTACCTTTGGTACTGAGCAGCATCCTTGTTGGCTGTGGCTCCGACAATAATGACAATGGCGGAAACGTACCGGGGCCAACAGACGCCACCTTGAACTTTGGCGTGATCAATCAGCTCAGCTCCCCGGCAAGCGCCAGCAAAAGCCTTATTGAGACAAGTGATTACAGCAGTACAAACTGCAATCACGGCAAATGTCTCGATGACATTGACGAAGCCGTCATCGCCTTCAATTATGTCTACCTGAAAAAAGTCAACGGCAACGGCGGTGGTGACGACGCAACCTGCGATCAGACCGGGGAGTGCGAGGCGTACCACATCACCTTTGAGCAAGAAGCCAATGAGCTTCGTATGATCGATGTCATGAATGCCAACGGTGACAATGCCTACCCGCTTTTCCAAGACTTGAAGCTATCGCCGGGCGACTATGAGATGTGCCTGTATATCAATGGTAAATACGAAAGTGGTACGCAGGTAGAAGTTGACTATGACTCACACGTCCGTGATATCGACGGTAGCTATCTTTACCTAACCACACCAAGCCAGGGTTCGTGTGCCGGTGCCAAGCCGCCGCAAAATGCCCGCCCAACCGGCCGTCTGGTCAGCCAGCCGTTTACGGTACAAAAAGGCTACAACAACCTGGCATTCTGGTTTAACTTGGAAGAAACCCTTCAGTACAATAAAAACCATGACTGGCGCTTCCTCGGCAACAAAGATTTCGAAATCGTCCATGTCGATGATATCGCCCCGCGACTAGGCCATATCCGCGGTACCATTGACATCGACACCATCCAAAGCGTATGTCACGACAACAACTTAGATGCTGTGGACGCGGTTTACCTGTATCGAGGCGCTACCGAGCAAAGCCAGATGCTAGGCTTCCACGATCCGAGAATCGGTAATGAAGGCGAACGCCGCCCAGTAGAGTTGGCTGCAGTTGCAGTTCCTCTGGTTGAAGACCCATCGGGTATGCAGGCACAATTCAGCTTCAGTGATGTGTATGCCGGAGAGTATGCCGTCGGCTATACCTGTACCGCCCAGCACGACACGGAAGAAGCGAATGGGTCAGGCTTTGAAATCTACGACTCGATCAACAACATCATCGTTGAACCGGGCCGAACCATCGGCGTGACATTTTCTCTATAA